In a single window of the Cucumis melo cultivar AY chromosome 11, USDA_Cmelo_AY_1.0, whole genome shotgun sequence genome:
- the LOC103495925 gene encoding BTB/POZ domain-containing protein At3g22104-like, giving the protein MEVCCNLEVDVNGEEIFMVDKKIVASYSGRLSKLFGKSKATSRNLKLIFQDFPGGAEGFELILKFCYNNGNLKLNPSNVPLLYSAAQFMEMNSSISGTQNLQEQTEKYIEDISEWSWSELLNALKRCQDLFLSPPIVIEKCLDSLVGRLNLAVEANSCPSTSSPDSSALRFSCDTKSTESLKTGFSNGLWWFEELLVFTPDLVKMLVQFILERNFDEGVIGRFLIYYQKSKSSNATREEKRKIVEVVVEMLYVLEHSSVSCKSLFSILRVALGLNIDKYIRNKLEKMIGARLDQGSLDNLLLPSPSGMNYLYDVNLVLRFIKAFLLEKMNRTSPMPLKRVARLMDLYMAEVAPDPCLKPSKFLALAKALPDYARSSHDDMYRAIDMYIEVHTEMSEEEKVKMCCALDYEKLSAETCINLSENIRFPSTSSIQALISEELKLKTLLQTANSSTSITSLPCKLDGKLDFPEENEKLKAHIQGIQWRVMELEHVCKKLQTQMTKVMKSKVTNHSQLKSLPWLCS; this is encoded by the exons ATGGAGGTTTGCTGTAATCTTGAAGTGGATGTCAATGGCGAAGAGATTTTCATGGTGGATAAG AAAATTGTAGCTTCGTACTCTGGGAGGTTGAGCAAGCTATTTGGTAAATCAAAGGCTACTTCAAGAAATTTGAAGCTGATATTCCAGGATTTTCCTGGAGGGGCAGAGGGATTTGAGTTGATATTGAAGTTCTGTTACAACAATGGAAATCTTAAATTGAATCCTTCAAATGTCCCTCTATTATATTCTGCAGCACAATTCATGGAGATGAACAGTTCAATCTCAGGAACCCAAAATTTACAAGAACAAACAGAGAAATACATTGAAGATATCAGCGAGTGGAGTTGGTCTGAGCTTTTGAATGCTTTGAAACGATGTCAAGATTTGTTTCTTAGCCCTCCAATTGTGATTGAGAAATGCTTAGATTCTCTTGTTGGAAGGCTGAACTTAGCTGTGGAAGCAAATTCTTGTCCATCTACATCCTCGCCCGATAGCTCGGCATTACGGTTTTCGTGTGATACGAAAAGTACTGAAAGCTTAAAGACAGGGTTCTCTAATGGATTATGGTGGTTTGAGGAACTTTTAGTCTTCACTCCTGATTTGGTTAAAATGTTGGTTCAATTTATACTCGAACGAAATTTTGATGAAGGTGTCATTGGTAGGTTCCTTATTTATTACCAGAAATCGAAGTCTTCGAATGCTACAAGAGAAGAAAAGCGTAAGATTGTTGAGGTAGTAGTCGAAATGCTCTATGTTCTTGAGCACAGTTCTGTTTCCTGCAAGAGCCTTTTCAGCATTCTTCGAGTTGCTTTGGGATTGAACATAGACAAATATATTCGAAATAAGTTGGAGAAGATGATTGGTGCAAGGTTAGATCAAGGATCATTGGACAATTTACTACTTCCATCTCCATCCGGAATGAATTATTTATATGACGTGAATCTTGTTCTAAGATTCATCAAAGCGTTTTTGCTTGAAAAAATGAACCGAACATCTCCGATGCCATTAAAAAGAGTAGCTAGGTTAATGGATTTGTACATGGCAGAAGTAGCTCCTGACCCTTGTTTAAAGCCTTCAAAGTTCCTAGCCCTTGCTAAAGCCCTGCCAGATTATGCTCGAAGCTCCCATGATGATATGTACCGTGCCATAGATATGTACATAGAG GTTCATACAGAAATGTCAGAAGAAGAAAAGGTTAAGATGTGTTGTGCATTGGATTACGAGAAGCTTTCAGCTGAAACTTGCATAAATCTTTCAGAAAACATAAGATTTCCATCCACATCTTCCATACAAGCCCTGATTTCTGAGGAACTCAAGCTCAAAACCTTACTTCAAACAGCTAACAGCTCTACGTCCATCACAAGTTTGCCTTGTAAACTGGACGGAAAGCTCGATTTTCCAGAAGAGAATGAGAAACTGAAAGCGCACATACAAGGAATCCAATGGAGAGTGATGGAGTTAGAGCATGTTTGTAAGAAACTGCAAACTCAAATGACGAAAGTGATGAAATCTAAAGTAACAAATCATAGTCAGCTGAAATCTTTGCCATGGCTTTGTTCATAG